One Spea bombifrons isolate aSpeBom1 chromosome 1, aSpeBom1.2.pri, whole genome shotgun sequence DNA window includes the following coding sequences:
- the PRADC1 gene encoding protease-associated domain-containing protein 1 produces MVGGAWSCCLLFLLLLPSSLLVLGLRFQEYLYFQVLSPGDIRYIFTTTPAKDFGGAFKQRYDQIHLVPADPLEACGELSNGAFIQGQIALVERGGCSFLSKTKVIQEHGGRAVIITDNAADNDSFYVEMIQDSSGRTADIPALFLLGRDGYMIQRSLEQHGLPWAVISIPVNVSSIPAFDLRQPPWTFW; encoded by the exons ATGGTGGGCGGTGCGTGGAGCTGCTGCCTGCTGTTTCTGCTCCTGTTACCCTCCTCCCTGCTAGTTCTGG GCCTGCGCTTCCAGGAATACCTGTACTTCCAGGTGCTGAGTCCTGGGGACATCCGCTACATCTTCACCACCACCCCGGCCAAGGATTTTGGGGGAGCTTTT AAGCAGCGGTATGACCAGATCCACCTGGTGCCCGCCGACCCGCTGGAAGCCTGCGGAGAGCTGAGCAACGGCGCCTTCATCCAGGGGCAGATCGCGCTGGTGGAGAGGGG CGGCTGCTCCTTCCTCTCCAAGACCAAAGTGATCCAGGAGCACGGCGGCCGGGCGGTCATCATCACCGACAACGCTGCCGACAACGACAGCTTCTACGTGGAAATGATCCAGGACAGCAGCGGGAGGACGGCCGACATCCCAGCCTTGTTCCTCCTCGGGAGAGACGG GTACATGATCCAGCGCTCCCTGGAGCAGCACGGGCTCCCCTGGGCGGTGATCTCCATCCCCGTGAACGTCAGCAGCATTCCCGCCTTCGATCTCCGCCAGCCGCCCTGGACCTTCTGGTAG
- the GLOD5 gene encoding glyoxalase domain-containing protein 5, whose protein sequence is MLPLRRLLTLHRAQVCSRLVRCASSSRPPIRIQRLDHLVLTVKSLDRTINFYTEVLGMEVTTFKGNRKALSFGIQKINLHEAGKEFEPKAHRPSPGSADLCLITETPLGAVLEHLQACGVHVEEGPVPRTGAVGEIRSVYFRDPDHNLIEVSNYEKDSKEQP, encoded by the exons ATGCTGCCCCTGCGCCGACTACTCACACTCCACCGAGCCCAG GTCTGCTCTCGCCTCGTCCGCTGCGCCTCCAGCTCTCGGCCCCCGATCCGTATTCAGCGTCTGGACCATTTGGTTCTGACCGTGAAGAGTCTGGATAGAACCATCAACTTCTACACAGAAGTGCTGGGCATGGAGGTGACCACGTTCAAG GGGAACCGGAAAGCTCTGTCCTTTGGGATCCAGAAGATAAATCTTCACGAAGCCGGCAAAGAGTTCGAGCCGAAGGCCCATCGTCCCTCCCCGGGCTCCGCAGACCTGTGTCTGATCACAGAGACGCCGCTCGGCGCGGTGCTGGAGCACCTGCAG GCATGCGGAGTGCACGTGGAAGAAGGGCCGGTACCTCGGACGGGAGCTGTGGGGGAGATCCGATCCGTTTATTTCCGGGACCCTGACCATAACTTAATAGAGGTGTCCAACTACGAGAAGGACTCTAAAGAGCAGCCATGA
- the LOC128477540 gene encoding histone-lysine N-trimethyltransferase SMYD5 — MAASMCDVFAFCTRPEDARRLAEVRFINTGKGKGLFATRSIRKGETIFREKPLVSSQFQWNALYRYRACDHCLRSLETAEENAQRLSGNVHVVLPYPELCAVQNGLHQQCPRCQVSYCSAECLEAAAEQYHQVLCLGPSRDNPSHPLNKLEEAWRNMHYPPETASIMLTARMVATIKQAKDRDRWLQLFSQFCSKTANEEEEIVHKLLGDKFKGQLDQLRKLFTDALYEERVSRWFTPEGFRSLFALIGTNGQGIGTSSLSQWVHACDALDLPAREREQLDLLIDQLYKDIEKETGEFLNCEGSGLYMLQSCCNHSCVPNAEASFPENNFLLHLTAVEDIQPGEEICISYLDCCQRDRSRHSRHKILRENYLFVCSCPKCLSQADDPDATSDEEEEEDAELDGEADDAELEDEMTDV, encoded by the exons ATGGCCGCCTCCATGTGCGACGTGTTCGCCTTTTGTACGAGGCCGGAGGATGCCCGCCGGTTGGCGGAGGTCCGCTTCATCAACACTGGCAAG GGAAAGGGACTGTTTGCCACCCGGAGTATCCGGAAAGGGGAGACGATATTTCGGGAGAAGCCTTTGGTGTCGTCTCAGTTTCAGTGGAACGCGCTGTACAGGTATAGAG CTTGCGACCACTGCCTGCGATCCCTGGAGACGGCCGAGGAGAACGCCCAAAGACTCTCTGGGAATGTCCATGTCGTCCTGCCGTACCCTGAACTCTGCGCTGTACAGAACGGGCTGCACCAGCAGTGTCCTCGGTGCCAG GTGTCCTACTGCAGCGCCGAGTGCCTGGAAGCTGCAGCAGAGCAGTACCACCAGGTCCTGTGTCTGGGGCCGTCCCGGGATAACCCTTCGCATCCCTTGAACAAGCTGGAAGAGGCCTGGCG AAATATGCACTACCCTCCAGAGACAGCCAGTATTATGCTGACGGCTAGAATGGTGGCCACCATCAAACAG GCCAAGGACAGAGACCGCTGGCTTCAGCTTTTCTCCCAGTTCTGCAGCAAGACGGCCAACGAAGAGGAGGAGATCGTCCACAAGCTGCTTGGAGACAAGTTCAAG GGACAGCTGGACCAGCTCCGCAAGCTTTTCACGGACGCCCTGTATGAAGAGCGAGTGAGCCGG TGGTTCACGCCAGAAGGCTTCCGCTCCCTGTTCGCTCTTATCGGAACCAACGGGCAGGGAATCGGCACGAG CTCCCTGAGCCAGTGGGTTCACGCCTGCGACGCTTTGGACCTCCCGGCCCGGGAGAGGGAGCAGCTGGACCTCCTCATAGACCAACTGTACAAAGACATAGAGAAAG AGACCGGCGAGTTCCTGAACTGCGAGGGGTCCGGGCTGTACATGCTGCAGAGCTGCT GTAACCACAGCTGTGTGCCGAACGCCGAGGCTTCTTTTCCGGAAAACAACTTTCTGCTTCATCTGACGGCCGTCGAGGACATCCAGCCCGGGGAG GAAATTTGCATCAGTTACCTGGACTGCTGCCAGAGAGACCGGAGCCGCCACAGTCGACACAAAATTCTCAG GGAAAATTACCTCTTTGTTTGCTCGTGCCCCAAGTGCCTTTCCCAAGCAGATGATCCCGACGCGACGTccgacgaggaggaggaggaagacgCCGAGCTGGACGGCGAGGCGGACGACGCCGAGCTGGAGGACGAGATGACGGACGTGTAA